From one Candidatus Methylomirabilota bacterium genomic stretch:
- a CDS encoding VOC family protein, with amino-acid sequence MPKIKHIALSTQDVDKTAAFYIEVFGMKEIGKIDGPGARGYYLSDGDINLAILNFKNDVVAGVERGKGYSGLHHIGFQVEDLEAIARKLAAAGAQPRDDVNEALGVGHGPRHEGNVEVKYSGPDGVMVDVSETGWVGTSGLGT; translated from the coding sequence ATGCCGAAGATCAAGCACATCGCCCTCTCGACGCAGGACGTGGACAAGACGGCCGCGTTCTATATCGAAGTGTTCGGCATGAAGGAGATCGGCAAGATCGACGGCCCGGGCGCCCGGGGCTACTACCTCAGCGACGGCGACATCAACCTGGCGATCCTGAACTTCAAGAATGATGTCGTGGCCGGGGTCGAGCGCGGCAAGGGCTACAGCGGCCTCCACCACATCGGCTTCCAGGTGGAGGACCTCGAGGCGATTGCCCGGAAGCTGGCCGCGGCCGGCGCTCAGCCTCGCGATGACGTCAACGAGGCCCTCGGGGTCGGTCACGGTCCGCGCCACGAAGGCAACGTCGAGGTGAAGTACAGCGGTCCCGACGGCGTCATGGTCGACGTCTCGGAGACGGGCTGGGTCGGGACCTCCGGACTCGGCACCTGA
- a CDS encoding ABC transporter permease, whose protein sequence is MSPRVWINLWRAGILLVTLGLWEGLTHPAVAKTVARVVYFVDPFFISRPSAIWSRFWYLNSSAVRVPLWELLLSTLESTAIGFAVGVSTGFVAGLVLGRNERLALVLGPYIVAVNSLPRIALVPLVTMIFGFGLAAKVVLAWLIVFFIVFFNTFQGARGVDPDLIHSARFLGASERQIMRTVVVPSALAWTFASLTPSVSFALIGVVIGEFIGGESGGGIGYLIIASLGTLNAADMMVALIVLAAAGILLAIGIQQVEARLLRWRPEYQARP, encoded by the coding sequence GTGAGTCCGCGGGTCTGGATCAACCTCTGGCGGGCCGGGATCCTGCTGGTCACGCTCGGCCTGTGGGAGGGCCTCACCCATCCGGCGGTCGCCAAGACCGTCGCCCGCGTCGTCTACTTCGTCGATCCCTTCTTCATCAGCCGGCCGTCCGCGATCTGGTCGCGGTTCTGGTATCTCAACTCCTCGGCGGTGCGGGTCCCCCTCTGGGAGCTGCTCCTCTCCACGCTCGAGTCCACCGCCATCGGCTTCGCCGTCGGCGTGTCGACCGGCTTCGTGGCGGGCCTCGTCCTCGGCCGGAATGAGCGGCTCGCGCTCGTCCTGGGCCCCTACATCGTCGCGGTCAACTCGCTGCCGCGGATCGCCCTCGTTCCGCTGGTGACGATGATCTTCGGCTTCGGGCTCGCCGCCAAGGTCGTCCTGGCCTGGCTGATCGTGTTCTTCATCGTCTTCTTCAACACGTTCCAGGGCGCCCGGGGCGTGGACCCCGATCTCATCCACTCGGCGCGGTTCCTGGGGGCCTCGGAGCGGCAGATCATGCGGACGGTCGTCGTCCCCTCGGCCCTGGCCTGGACCTTCGCCTCCCTGACGCCCTCGGTCTCGTTCGCGCTGATCGGCGTCGTGATCGGGGAGTTCATCGGCGGCGAGTCGGGGGGCGGGATCGGCTACCTGATCATCGCGTCGCTGGGCACGCTCAACGCCGCCGACATGATGGTGGCTCTCATCGTGCTGGCGGCGGCCGGCATCCTCCTCGCCATCGGCATCCAGCAGGTGGAGGCGCGCCTGCTCCGCTGGCGCCCCGAGTACCAGGCCCGCCCATAG